In Synergistales bacterium, a single window of DNA contains:
- the lpxI gene encoding UDP-2,3-diacylglucosamine diphosphatase LpxI (LpxI, functionally equivalent to LpxH, replaces it in LPS biosynthesis in a minority of bacteria.), translating into MRTTIGLIAGEGRLPVAVARRVAERGDSLVVVGIGADSDVAACADHVVPLEGIDFPQVMAAFHAWGVRQVVMAGRVPKGLMFASGAHDATAEAVLHHGGSNDDHTLLGRIVAVIEGQGFPVAGYREIAGDLFVPLGYRAGRNPTDRELEDCRYGREIAAQILGLSFGQTVVVADRAVLAVEAMEGTDAAIRRAGQFGSGGGTVVKMMRPDQDERFDIPVVGLDTLQAMHEAGLSCLAVEAGRTIVLDRERMERFADDQGIALLGIQR; encoded by the coding sequence ATGCGTACAACCATAGGCTTGATCGCCGGGGAAGGAAGACTTCCGGTGGCGGTGGCCAGGCGGGTCGCCGAACGAGGGGACAGCCTGGTGGTGGTCGGCATAGGCGCCGACAGCGACGTCGCCGCCTGTGCCGATCACGTTGTGCCCCTCGAAGGGATCGACTTTCCGCAGGTAATGGCAGCGTTCCATGCCTGGGGTGTGCGGCAGGTGGTGATGGCCGGGCGGGTGCCCAAGGGGCTCATGTTTGCCTCCGGGGCGCACGACGCCACTGCGGAGGCGGTGCTCCACCACGGCGGATCCAACGACGACCATACGCTTCTGGGCCGGATCGTCGCTGTCATTGAAGGACAGGGATTCCCTGTGGCGGGATATCGGGAGATCGCCGGCGATCTCTTTGTCCCTCTCGGGTACCGGGCGGGGCGGAATCCGACGGACCGGGAGCTGGAAGACTGTCGCTACGGGCGGGAGATCGCCGCGCAGATCCTGGGCCTCTCCTTCGGACAGACCGTGGTGGTGGCCGACAGGGCCGTTCTGGCGGTTGAAGCTATGGAGGGGACCGATGCCGCCATCCGCAGAGCCGGCCAGTTCGGGAGCGGAGGCGGCACCGTGGTGAAGATGATGCGCCCCGACCAGGACGAACGCTTCGATATCCCCGTGGTGGGGCTCGATACGCTGCAGGCGATGCACGAGGCTGGGCTGAGCTGTCTGGCTGTGGAGGCGGGGCGGACCATCGTCCTGGACAGGGAGCGGATGGAACGCTTTGCCGACGACCAGGGGATAGCCCTCCTGGGGATCCAGCGGTGA
- a CDS encoding LptF/LptG family permease, with product MARRRLWRMLDSYILQEMAGPLLFGILAFTVLFVAGGILFDVADLIIERGVSLWVVTRLFLYRLPEVVGTILPMAALLSALLSFSTMSAQSEIVALKASGISFQRIVRPVIIVAVLLSMLCFLWNESVVPLSYRAAENLMNAEVRNQRPSLIKERIFLRQEEEGELKRVMYVEKLKPRVGTMERILIQEFDGGRLRRILQAKKGSWDGSVWRLRQGKVYQVSPEGTVSLMLTFETQEIPLRLSPEQLERSSRDPDKMGIAQLINEIAIVSAKGGSTRKLFVYLHMRIAFPWAAVVLALVGATLGVRSHRGGTGIGLGLSILVAFAYYVVMSFSRAFALAGFIPAAVGAWTPFVLFLLLGGFLAKRANR from the coding sequence ATGGCGCGGCGGCGACTCTGGAGGATGCTCGACAGCTACATACTGCAGGAGATGGCGGGGCCGCTGCTGTTCGGCATTCTTGCCTTTACGGTGCTCTTTGTGGCCGGGGGCATCCTCTTTGACGTAGCAGACCTGATCATCGAGCGGGGTGTCTCCCTCTGGGTAGTGACACGGCTCTTTCTCTACCGGCTTCCCGAGGTCGTGGGCACCATCCTCCCCATGGCGGCGCTGCTGTCGGCGCTGCTGAGCTTCAGCACCATGTCGGCACAGAGCGAGATTGTGGCGCTCAAGGCCTCGGGGATCTCCTTCCAGCGCATTGTGCGGCCCGTTATCATCGTGGCGGTGCTGCTTTCCATGCTCTGCTTTCTCTGGAACGAAAGCGTGGTTCCGCTGAGCTACCGTGCGGCGGAGAACCTGATGAACGCCGAGGTGCGGAACCAGCGTCCCTCGCTGATCAAGGAGCGGATCTTCCTGCGGCAGGAGGAGGAAGGCGAGCTCAAGCGCGTGATGTACGTGGAGAAGCTCAAGCCCAGGGTGGGCACCATGGAGCGCATCCTGATCCAGGAGTTCGACGGGGGGCGCCTGCGCCGGATCCTCCAGGCCAAAAAGGGCAGCTGGGACGGTTCGGTGTGGAGGTTGCGCCAGGGCAAGGTCTATCAGGTCTCGCCCGAAGGGACGGTATCGCTGATGCTGACCTTCGAGACCCAGGAGATCCCCTTGCGGCTCTCGCCGGAGCAGCTGGAGCGTTCCAGCCGGGATCCGGACAAGATGGGCATCGCGCAGCTCATCAACGAGATCGCCATCGTCTCCGCCAAGGGCGGGAGCACCAGAAAGCTCTTTGTCTATCTCCACATGCGCATTGCCTTCCCCTGGGCGGCGGTGGTGCTGGCTCTGGTGGGGGCGACACTGGGCGTGCGTTCCCACCGCGGCGGAACGGGCATCGGCCTTGGTCTGAGTATCCTGGTCGCCTTTGCCTACTATGTGGTGATGTCCTTCAGCAGGGCCTTTGCGCTGGCCGGATTTATCCCGGCCGCGGTGGGTGCCTGGACACCCTTTGTCCTCTTTCTGCTGCTGGGCGGTTTTCTGGCGAAGCGGGCCAACCGATAG
- a CDS encoding HAD hydrolase family protein: protein MTVRLFAMDVDGTLTDGTVLLSGGGEEMKAFHVRDGFGLVRLGRTGVVLAFISGRPSPVTERRAGELGVQYCSNGVRDKLGELRRIAGTVGCGAPETAYIGDDLTDIPCIRWAGIGGAVADAEQAVKQAADVVVTRRGGHGAVREMADYLYALAEQGGTGS, encoded by the coding sequence ATGACGGTTAGGCTCTTCGCCATGGATGTGGACGGCACGCTCACCGACGGCACGGTGCTGCTCTCCGGCGGAGGAGAGGAGATGAAGGCCTTCCATGTCCGCGACGGATTCGGACTGGTACGGCTCGGAAGAACCGGCGTGGTCCTGGCCTTTATCAGCGGGCGTCCCTCCCCTGTCACCGAACGGCGCGCCGGGGAACTGGGCGTCCAGTACTGCAGCAACGGCGTCCGCGACAAACTGGGCGAGCTGCGGCGTATTGCCGGAACGGTGGGCTGCGGCGCCCCGGAAACGGCCTATATCGGCGACGATCTCACCGATATCCCCTGCATCCGCTGGGCCGGTATCGGCGGGGCCGTCGCCGATGCGGAACAGGCGGTCAAACAGGCGGCCGATGTGGTGGTCACCCGGCGCGGCGGCCATGGCGCCGTCCGCGAGATGGCCGATTATCTCTATGCCCTCGCGGAGCAAGGCGGAACGGGGTCCTGA